GACACTTTTCTGTCATATTGTCATTATTTCCCCTCCTATTTGCATTTTGTTCAAACAAGGTAGACTGGTTGGGGAAGCTGCCGAATGTGCAAgaaaacttgtgtttttttatgggttgcttgtgataaatttggTTGGGGTTTTTCTGTGAGCTTGTTTGAATGTGACGAATGCAAGTGTGATTCTCCAACAGATCTTCTTTGCTTTTCAACTATTTTCGGACACagtgttttctttttgataaggaaaagaaaacactttcctgcggGTGAAAGTAATTTCCTTGTTGACCGGAAAGTTAAGGAATTAACTTTTCTTTGACTAACTTTCCGGATGGTtgccaaacattgaaaaatgaggaaactgaattcctggaattcagtttccttgaaacaaacaaggcagaAGAAGAgggggaaaaaacaagaaaaatgatatGGTAAAGTAACCCAGTATTTGGCTTAGCAGCCAAAGGCAAAAGGGGCCAAGTTCTTcgagcttttgttttttaaattccaaGTCGTTCTGGCTTAGAAGACTGAAAATTGTATACTGTGTGACTGCCTTTTGATTTCGTAAATGTTCGTGTGCTTGCCAAGTGCATGAATACAATATCTGCCCTAAAATACTGCTCCTCAATTCTCTCTAAGGGTCTCGGAGACCATATACTACAGAATCTCATCtcactgtgtgtgtgtgtgtttgacggtgtaattgttgttttgtttttaaaatattttttactcagaaaaacatgttaataatatatttttatttttttaaaaattatttttgagatcagtacattaaaatgatttaaaaacattcaaaaacatactaattcaaagcaaaaaaaaaaaaatcaaaaatttttgaaaagtgCTTTTCTACTGCACTACCAAACAACGTCAAGTTATTCAGTATTgcagttaaaaatattatttatttaaaattttttaaataattttaatacaaatatattaaaaaatataaaaataatacaactttTATGCATTGTTGCAGGAACTGTCCATAAATGTCATAAAAAACCCAATCatgttaatcattttttataccTTATGATACAAATCCATTTTTAACTCGAGTTTCCAAGCTAAATTATAAGGAGTTGACTAAATATGATCTAAATGACCTAACAAGTATGAATACAACATAAAAGATTGATAAAAACCATagcttaactaaaaaaatttcaaaacaataatggttTTTGTAAATACCAATGTAGTAATATATCGAATCAATTGTCAACTTATAATCAGCGATATGGCTCATGAGCTTGACTTTGCTTAATtatataacaacaaaaatagacAATTTAGGCTAACAATTGTTTAAGAACAAAGTTAAAattagatgaaattttaaaaataacatctaaaacaaattctaaatttatcttcttttttttttcacaaacatgctatgttttaaattatttagaaattaaattaaataaaaaaaaaaacaagttcgaCTTGCGGGCCAcgtgctattttttttcaaagtaggtggatgctattttttttttattaaaaaaaaaatgacatgtcatccaCGAGTCTTGATTTCAATTAcgaaaaaattagttaaaaaaatcattcaatctttttttaaaaactaaaaaatatcaatggaattaaaataacatttaatccTACATTCCAAAACTTCCatcattgtaatttatttatcatatatatatatatagattatcaTAAAGCATCATGAGTTAATTGCATATATTCATAATTCTATCATAAAAAAGAGTTGTAAACATAAAAGTTGATTAacattttctaatttaaatagtTTAGTAGGACAAATAAGGATTCTCATTTCTTAGATGCCAAGTAGAAATTACAGAAAAAACATAgattaaataatcattaattttaactaACAAAAATcctatatatttatcaatttgttCAAAGTTATGaaatttctataatttaatttaatttaaatatgatgaagttacttaataaaaaaaactaaacgaaaaaacaaccttgaattttacttttattacaattatattatatcattatcaatgatttcttttacaaatcaattaatttcaattaatttaatatgaattaTAGTCACCCTCAATCCTAAGTTATTGATCCATTTTTAAGTATTCACTCACCCACTTGGGTATTTATTTTCACCCTCCGTATTTGGGAGATAACCCATGACTGGGCAATTAAGTCTTCTTGTCTATTTTTCGGGCGCTAGTTTCCTCACTGGTTAATTAGTTTCTTTATCAATTACCCCATATTAGTTTCCTCATTGGTTAATTAGTTCCTCTATCAATTACAAggcattaattttatttatgagaaACTATCTCCCTTACTCTTTATCGGGCATTAATCCCCTTACCAGGAAGCTAGTTTATTCGCTTGTTACCGAACACTAATCTCATAATCAAGAAGCTAATTCCTTAAATAAAACATCACACACACAAAATTATGGATTGATAACTTacaattcatttaaataaacatatttcCATCATAAATCAATTAGCACCCCTTGGTCAGCCGTGAATGCCTTTCGGATTACATGCCTTCTTCATTGATTCTCACTAATTTAACAATCATTACAAGTTATCCTAACCCTATTGAGTCAATTtatcatcaatttatatttcctcaaaatttctatCATGAACCATAGCATTAATTCTAAGATTTTTATCCtagttattatttgttttgtatgaaATTACTAAATTGGATTTAGAACACCTTACTAAACATTAATCTAGTATTTGAATCTTAGCTTGTTGAGATTCTCCAAATGCCTCCTTCTTTTCCCTCTTTGTCATGACAACccctttgagttttttttcctttgcatcACTTCTCCCTCTTAATAAAGTGTTTAAGGATGGTAATTCACTGTCCctctttaattttgttggttttctAATGGTTTTCCCTATgaattctctttaattttatgttttttcctttctcctaTACTCTTTACTTTTTGCTAGCCATTAAAGAGGGagggagataatttttttatagtcaatTCTTTGACCAATTACACATTAACCCTACCTTTtcatttaattctcaatttgtCCCCataattttctaattgatttctCCTCTTATCATTTCATTTCAGTTTTGCCCTTGACATTAAGTTTTAATTtcctcaattttaatttaaatcattttatttttgggttagaatttttatatttaatgaagAATTTAGCCGGGACTTTACAAATATCCTAAGCCAGAAAACcccaaattaattgaaaaacaaaaatcaaattgaaaaaaatatctccCCAACATCGATCTACCTTTTCAGGTGATATGAAGCTCAAAAAATACCTCAATACACTCATCTTGTTAACaatctccttttttctttcatcatttttagcaattccctctcttttcttcttctctcttaagCTCATGGACCAaaatgtgaagaaaaaaaagttatgaatcaaaatataaaaaccacgTAAAATACggactaaaaatgaaaaaaaatccaggtaCTTGAGATGCTAAAATCTCGCCACAACTACAGTGGAAAACAGCAGCTTAGCGATTTGTTCAATTGTCATATttaatccttaaaattttaattatatctaatcaagaaaaatgaacttaattttttcaaatcaagaatCAATTTAATGGCAGAACCTTTTTTGAAAGACCATGGAAAATGAGAAACCCTTGAAAAAGCTCACTGGAAATTGATAAATGATCAAATCAACCCTAACCATGAACAAAGAATAactaaacttgtaaaaaaaataaaattgaaaaaataattaagtgatcgaaaaaataatgaaaaaggaaatttTTGTGTGGGAGTCCACGTTTGAAACATCGAGCTATCTTAGTGTTTTCTTAATTATCAATACCATTTTTGCATCGTTGGCCTTCATtccagcttttattttttatttttccaattcgacttttatttttctttaggtCAGAATATATTCTTCGCATGGTTGAGGCAACTGAGTTACACCCCCCTTGGTAAAAGAGAAGTCACACTATCCTCTGCTTGTATCCTCACAAATGAGATGCAGCCCTCTTTACAGGGTAttcagaatatattttttaaaatttatttttgatgttaataTGTCAAAcaatctataaatataaaaaattaatttaaaacttctaAAACTCCAGAAAAAAATACTATACTAAATGGACATTTAATACATCGAGGGCCCAGTTCTTCCCTTGCTGGTTCTTGCTGGCAAGATTTGGTATAGGAAGGAAGCCTCCTGCTGATTACCTAAACGTGCTGTGCTTTGCTTATAGCGTGAATCAGATACAGAATACATGATTAATAGTATAATATTATGGAAAATTATACAACTCATGTACATAGAAGCAGATTAGATTTGAGTTTGACAAAGAGGAACACACCACGTGGCTTGATTCCCCACGGCCTGTGCTAAGCTTGGAATGGACTCCTTCGTTTATACAGAcagaaaaaggaaggaaatgtGCGGTTGTGACAGTGATATAACATGCTTTCCACTCAAGTTTTTAATATTccctttttctaaaataaaaaacaaaaaaaaacccttcatcGCATTATAACCTTTCTGTATGTTCTCTTCTGAGagggatggtttttttttttttttttttattgtccgATAAGAAGGATAGACAGGcggggtgtttttttttttttttgaaggggACAGCATTAAGATGGCTGTTTGTGCCCTACAATTATAGCCCACTCAGGCTGTGAACTGGGTAGTGGTTCAGTGACTGTAAACCCATGGCTCGGGCTTTAGTTGCTGCACCATGGACCATGACTAACTGGGCTGGCCTTAATTGAAAACCCAATTGGAGATCCTGCTTTGCTAAACTTGCCATATACATATGATGCTTTCTCGGTGGAAGCTCTTAAGatcttttaaaatcaattgaacGATTGAGATTTAACTCGGAATTCTTTTCATTATAAGATGATTATTCATTCCTCTTGTATGGTAGCTTTCCTTCTTTATGCAAATCCATGTAAATGGAAAGGGAGAAACAAATTCCTAGTGTTCTTAGTAATCGGTGATTAGCCAAGAGATACAACCGTGTTCTTTGTAACGAGAAGGCTTTTGTTCAAAACGGGGTTGCCGAATTGAATAAAGCTATGTTTTTGCTCTATCAGGATAGCATAAAAGAAATTCCCGATGTTCAGGGATCAATCGTATAAATCGTGGCAAGTGCTTAAAGAGGAGAGATATTGGGGGTGAGAGCGGATCTCAAACCGAGAGGAAGCAAACAATGTAAAAGATCACACAGGTTTTTTCTTAACAAGTAGAATCCTTGAATAAAGAGGTTAGATTTATAATGAAGTTGTCTGCATTCTATTATGTATTTATAGTTACAAAACACTACAAAGATCATCAGGACTATAATTTCAAAGAACAATAATAGTATTGCACAATATCAGGAATCAATGTTGCTAATAGAGTTTCTTATTTGGTGTTCTGCATTCCTCAACAATTTAAACCAGTCAGGGTTTAATCATGTTGATCACCTTGATTAAGTGAAGTGTAGGTTCCCAATTCATAGCTGCTGCTACTGCCTGTCTCAAATCCTCCATCGGAGTTGAAAAAGCAGACATAGCTCATCTTGGAAACCATGCTGGTGATCAATATGAAAGCTGCTCCTGCCTCAAAAACTCCCGCGTTTAAGGTCTGGCAACGAAGCCCATCAGCGCCTGATACGGTCCTGTATTTGGTGCGTTGAGCATTCTTGATTGAACCACCCAGTAAGCAAGCCTCAGCAATGAAGAATGTAATCCTGATTTATCATATCAtgttgcataattttttttttttaagtaccaTTAGTAGCATGGAAACATTGTTGCACtcataattaaaatctattaaCCACTTTAAAGATAGGATTAAAAGATTCTGATAACTTGACTTGTTATGATCACTTACTTACCAGCTTATTATGGATGGGATGACAGCAGATGTCCTACTACCTCCATAGTTCATACCCTTTCGAAAGTAGGAGCTAGCACCCATTGAGAAAACTTGACTTGCCAAAAGTAAAACAAATGCAATAGCTCCCAACTTTGTTGCAATGTCTGAGCTGTAGACGCAGTAGCTATAGATTAAGTCACTGTCAGTAACAGCCTTGGCctgaaaacagaaaaataatgcACTTAGTATCTTCTGGGTTTTAATTGTTAAACATTCAGTTGTTGATAGAGCaatcatatacaaaaatatttcagaGAAAATCTCACTGTGTTCGCTGTTAAATGGGTTCTGAAATAGTTTGGGTTTTGCCCTAGATGTATTAattatttctcaaaataaaaataaaaataaaattataaaggatCAAGTTAAATGCTGTCATGATCTCCAATTTGGATCATAATAGACAAGATAGCATCATTGCAAGGAGTGGAATGAAGAGGCAAGAAGCAAAACTTACAGTACTTCTCATATGTTCAGCTGCAAGGGCAAGGACAAAAGCAATGAAATCAATGGCAAAGATCGCCATGAACACAAGTGTTGATCCCATTGCAATCCACACCCACCTCTATCAAGCAATGAAATCAATCAAATCAGCTAGGCTTTCTCTTTGGGGTTTGACAAACATCAAAATATTCGAAATGAAATTAGCGGTTTTGAAACACAATTGATTAAACGCAAAAATCTAAGGTTAATTGagaatataaaaggaaaaatcataaaattcttGGGTTTAGGATACAACTAACCAATTTATTTCCTTGTGAATGAGCAATCGATCCGATAGAATCCTTTCAGgcttttgattttggtttagATACGGTAGGGGAGACACAgcgaaaggaagaaaaaaggaggGGGATAGTTCATCGGTTTGATTCTGTGTTTCTGTACCATTGATCTTTTTTTCCGGTGTTTTAAAATGGATTCAGAAGCCAACCCAATCCTTACAAGTTTGATGTCATCATTTCTAACTCAATTTgatttacttttattatttatccaagaatttattttttataaatttatatggtCATTGGCAACAATTGCAGGAGGCGAGAGagagtttctatatatatataaaaaagttgttaAAAGAGTTCAATATTGTTGTGCTTGCCGATTTACAAGTTTCTCCTTCCTCATctcttataaataattaaaaaataaattttataaagattttatatcattatatcatgtattattaaatgttttaatttaaaatatattttataataaaattatgataatataaaatatatttaatttatgataaatattaattttaaatataagtttataaaattgatatattttacgatttaaagaattaaataatgtgtttaattattaaCATTAAAGTTTAACAAAAAGAGATTTGATACTAATGGTTGGTTGGTTTTGCTCTTTGATAAAAGAAATAgggatttgttgtttttatcgTGGAGTTTTTGAATTGCTCACtcaaataaaacatgtacaaaGTACAAACACCAACCTCTCAATTCCCAattttttctccaaattaaaaccctaataaattattataattagagAATATAAAGccgtgataaaaaaaatgattggatTCGTGAGGATGAACCAAAAATTCGTCGACAAACGAAATTGAATCGTTTCATATTGAACTTCTATTTTCTGCAAGGGGTTCCTTCAgtaaaaagaaattttcaacTGCAAGGCTTCAAGTTTCTTCTAATAACTCTTCATACCCTCCCGTCAGATGTTGAGTTGAATACAAACGTGAATCTTCATGGATGAGATATTTTCCTGCATGGCGGCCCTCCTTTCTTGATctggttttttaattatatgtttggAGTAtaattatacttgttttttaaataattttttatatcaaaatatatattaatatttttttaatttttttttttgatattaacactttaaaatgatttaaaaacatatcaatttaaaattaataaaaaaaaaaattttaattttttttaaaagtacttttaaaacataaaaaaaaacaataaaaactttCCACAACGGGATTCTTTATTATAAGATGCTATGTGATGCTTAGACGTTCATTCCTGGGACCGACTGAAAACAGGATTTCTGTAGTAATTTGAGATGAACCTGCAATTCCTCCATGCAGGgaccagaagaagaaaaagggtcCGGCAACACCAGTGAAGATCATGTAAATTGTTTCTTGTTCAACAAGGTTACATCACCAATTCTTTATGCGCTACGTAGATACACAAACTGGAGTCTTCTATTATTGATAGGtatgggaaaaacaaaaaaattcacatcatgttgaaagaaggaaaaaaatcatgaatatgaTCTAAGATACAAACTATCACAAACTGAATTGAACCCTTAATGCAATCTAAAAAAGAGGCCATGGAGGAGGCAAATTGATGTAGAGATCCATGGTTACATCAGATTTACCCAGCTCACTTGTAGGTTCCCATACCCACACCAACGTCTCCACTGTATGGATGGAAGCTGTCACTGGCCTTGGAATAGCAAACATAGTAGAACTCGGAAACTATGGCAGTGAACAAGGTAAAAGCAGCTCCTGCTGCAAAAACTCCTTTCCTCAATGATGGGCAATCCAGGTTTTCACCGAAAAAATTCTTGTACTTGGTGTGGTAGGCATTCCTTATTGAACCCGCGAACAAGCATATCTCAGCAATGAAGAAAAACACCCTGGAGAGGACAATTGGAAAAGTTCAGAAAAAGATAACACGGGTTCTATAAGATACATTGAAAGAAATAGACCTACTAATTTTAGCTTGCTCAcaaaaacatggttatggataaAGGTTAGCAGCATCTATGTTCAATAATGGATACTTTTCATAGTTCAGCTTTGGATTAGCATCACCTACCAGCAGACTATAAACAGGATAACTGCGCAAGCCCTTGAACCTCCAGGACTCAAAGGCTTGCCACAGCAGAAACATTTACTGGCAAACATAATAAGGACTTGGCTAGCCAATAGGAACAAAAATGCGCCAACACCATAGCCAGATGCAATGTCTGAATCATAGAtgcagtaactgtaatttttttcagaatCTGGTTGGACAGTGGCCTGCAAAACAAGATATTGTAAATTTGTTGCGTCACTAAAAATCAACCACTCAGCTGCCAATAGGTGATTGCTATAATAAGAGGTCTACCAGACATGTTACAATCTTGGGGCGCATCTTGAGTAGTTCTCATATAGATCGCACCACCAAGCAGTattaaaatctattaaagaGCTACATATTGACTTTCAAGATATAATTGTTTAATGTTCAATCTCCAGGTTGTCTACAATGACTCAATTGTTAATCTAACTGCTGGCAAAAGGTCGGCAAaggtaaagaaaatgaagaaacttGATTTTAGGAACTAGATTTACATCATCAAGGGCCCCAGAAAAGGAAAACCCACCTCTCCTCAACTAAGACAAGTACAGCTATTAGCAACTAAACTATGTGATGGCCAGGGAAGTTATGTGTACTGGGTGAAATGTAAGAATCAATCTAGATCCTCCTCTCTCCTTGTGAAATTTGTAGCCGGTAAGTGTTGATCAATATCAGGGTGAAATAGATACCAGAATATTATCCCACAGACACTTTGAGAAAAGGTTCTAAATATGCTCCaggttataaataaattttgcaaACAAAATCTGCCTGGAAACTGAAAATTCATGTCAGTTCGTTCATAGTCAATCAAGATTCAATatctcttcattttcttcacaATTCTTCCGATTTAGTACTTCCCTCTCttatcatttcatttttcttgaaaaccaacAGACCCCTCTAGCAAAACCCCACATTTATATCTTCAAGAAAACCAGAAACcacgaaaaaaacaaaagattgcCCAAACTTGGTACACATAACCAAGGAAGTTAAAGAAGGGACTATAAACATATACTTACAGTGCTTCTTCTCTGCTCAGCTGCAACAGCCAAGCCAAATGCTATGAGATCGAAGATAAAGACAGTAATCAACAGTAGTTTCGAAGCCATTGCAAAGCAACTTCACTACCCTCTTCACAGATCTTGCTGctttctctttatttctctctggCTTCTTCCCTGCCGCCCTCAGTCCCCCTTTCTCTAAATATGCAAAAAGACCACCTATGCAAGCATAGAaggaacaggaaaaaaaaaaataaaataaaaaacctataaaGAAATAGACAGTATACCCAATTCAGTTCATTGAAAATGGGCATGTCACCCGCCAATCTTTAAGTTAGATGCAAGGGTGTTTTGGGAATTGCATGTTGAATGTCTGTTTTTGGTACATTGTAATAAAGTATTTGGCAGCTGAAGCGATTTTCGGGAACGCGTTATAATcgtgttttataaaattttaatttaaagttattttaatgtattaatattaaaaatgtatcttaaaaaatataatattttaatattaatacattaaaagtaGAAATTAGTTAGAATGGACCCAGCTTGATGCGACTGATTCGTCGGTGAAGCAAGGAATTGCCGAAATATTAGAAGAGATCTGAATCTGATGCTTCCGTAAAGTAAAGCCTACCccaagttattattattatttttttgttctttcaaataGACAGTGACTTGGGGTGGCATTGCTCTCAAGTCTCAACAAATTTCATAATGTCTCGCCggctaaaatttatttatttatttgctaaaatttaatataatttatatgttttggatttttttgatgtgctgatattaaaaatgatttttaaaaaataaaaaaaatattattaatatatatttcaccatgaaaaattatttgaaaagcaatcgctaccaaactaacaaatatattataaatcaaCCACCGGTCCCCTGTAAAGCAAAGAATGGCATTCATGCTTTGAGTGGCCATCAACAAACAAACTTGCTTAGATAATCTGTGCTTACAAATCTCCAAAGACTAGTTGTTCAAGATTAATAACTACCAAGGTAAAGAACAATGGCCTCATGGAAAGTAACTAGTCctcgagaaaataaaaaataaaaatgaaggctTTGCAACAAATACTCAAGCAGCACCAGGGAGTTCTGGGTTTTACAGACAAGCAGAAATTTGAAAGAATATTACAAGAGTTTGAAAAACTATTTCCTGTATGATATACAGACGCAAAACACACACCAAATACAAGAATAACTCTTTACACCCTCAACCTAGCAATTCTCAAACctgataaattacaaaatatactCGTATGGCAGCAACACCAAAGGCCTTATTAATGTATGAGAGCTAATTCCTGGTCTCGCTTCTGTTTTTTTGGGAGGGGGGGAACTGTTGGCTGGGAAGGGTACCTGGTTTAACTCAACAGATATGCTGCATCATCCAACACTTGTTTACAAGTCCAATCACTTGTCCTGTGGGATCAGTTTGCAGCAGTGGCTCGCCCTTTCCTTCCAAACAAAAGAAGCTTTCTAAAACCTTTTGCAGCTTTAGGAGAGTTCTCATCACTGTTCCATTTCTTCCTGGAGTGGATTGGTTCTGGGTTTATTTCATCAGGTGGCGGGGTCGATATTTCTAATTCAGATTTCTCAGGTGACTCCAAAATTTCACTGAATCCACCATTTTCTCTGATATTGACAGCCCATGGGTTCAGAGCCTTATTTGGTGACTCTGGCACATGATGTATTGTTGTTTCAGATGTGTACTCACCATGATCATCCGGTGTTTCTATGTATTCACAAACAGCTGGAGCTACTTTAGAGAATCCCTCGTCTCCTGCAGATGAGTCTATGTGGAGAGAATCACCATTGCAGCCTTTATCATCTAAGCTATCTCCTGAAATCATACTTCCTGCATTATTTTTTGCGGAAGAAACACTCTGCAACTCCTTGATATCTTTGAAATCATTATTTCCTCCTGCAGATTGAGATGCTTGTGTCGGTATTAAATCCACAGGCTTCTCTGCTGTGGCTattgttccatccttctttcgGTTGATGTCAGACTTGAAGGTGTTTGGACTGGTATTTCCAGCACCAGCAGCCTTCTGTGATAAAACATTTGCCTTCAAGGTTGCCTTTTTGGGTTGGGCAGCTTTTGATTCAGTTGATGGCAACTTTGGGGTTGCCCGAGCAGTAGCAAGGCGATCAATAGTGGAACTCCTAATGACTGGTTTCTTCATATCTTGGATTGGAGATTGGGTTTTAGGCTTCTCATTCTTTATAGAAATGGCAGTAGGTACTTTCCCTGCAGGGATTCTCTTAGATGTCGCTGGACCACTGCCACCAGCACTCCTTTCTGCAATTCTCTTCTGACGTTCAATTGATATCTCCTCCATTCTCttcctgttttcttcttcctgttTTCAAGTGGTAAAATTAAGTGTCAACCAAAAAAGGGAGGTTAAGTAATGGTAAAGTGAACAATCAAGTCAGGAAATTTTGTTTAACCGACAGCATCTAACAATTTCAGATACAATGAAACTCtcgtatgatttttttttctccagttTCCATTAAGGGAAtgaaacaaaatagaaatgCTTTAATGCTAGcttaaatcttttttcaatACCTTCTCAGATTTGCTCTTCAGAAGTGTGGTTCTGCTTGCTGAAGTTGGTTTCTTCGTCCTTGACATGATGTCAGATTTGCTCCTACCAAGAGATCCATTAGGAACTTTTGACCTGGCTTCTTTACCAGCAACTTTTTTACCAGGATTTCCACTTTTTTTGCCATTGGTGTCCATACTGTTAGAAGGAAGCTTATCCTGAACAGCATTTGTTTCATAATCCATTTCTGGAGTCCAAGATGATAGAGCATGCTCAGCAGCTGAATCCCGCCCAAGCACCATGTAAAGGTCATCTGGTTCATGGACATCTAATACCTTGGATTTATCAAGCGAAATCTCTGTTCTACCATTCTCATATTGAGTAGCTTCAACTACATCTGGAGCAATGCTTATGTCTGTCCGTAATTGTGAATCAGACTGATCATCTACTAATGGTCGAGCTTGGATCATGAATGAGTCATCCACTAATAcatctttcttatttttctcaGTTTGGAAATGCTCACCAGTTAATGATGAATCATAATCACAACTGAATGCCTTACGGTCTCTGTGATCATCCATGTTTACTGACCTGTTCAGTTGGCTGCTAAGAAAccatttcccttcttttttacttttgggTATTGGAGATTCAGTGGAGTAATCAGCAATGATAGGATAGTTCCCCGATTCTCCAGCTCTTTGAGAAAATAACAACTCCTCATATGTGCTATCCCTTTTCTTTATCATTGGGTGGGCATTTGCACCAGCTTCAAAGTTTTCAATACGAGATTCACCTTCATTACCAGCCTCCCTCTTTGTTGCGATGAATGAATCATCTGATAATGCTCGCTGCTTCCTTATTCCCTCAGATCCCAGGTTAAATTCCAATGACCTTCCCTCCTCGTAGCTCTTAGCTGTAATGTCATCTCTCTGAATCTGTGAAGGATCAGGTTCAATTCCAAAAGAGTTCGGCTCTCTTTCTTGCATGAGAAGGCTCTGAAAGGCACCCCAG
This genomic interval from Populus alba chromosome 1, ASM523922v2, whole genome shotgun sequence contains the following:
- the LOC118037412 gene encoding uncharacterized protein; translation: MGSTLVFMAIFAIDFIAFVLALAAEHMRSTAKAVTDSDLIYSYCVYSSDIATKLGAIAFVLLLASQVFSMGASSYFRKGMNYGGSRTSAVIPSIISWITFFIAEACLLGGSIKNAQRTKYRTVSGADGLRCQTLNAGVFEAGAAFILITSMVSKMSYVCFFNSDGGFETGSSSSYELGTYTSLNQGDQHD
- the LOC118037411 gene encoding uncharacterized protein, which produces MASKLLLITVFIFDLIAFGLAVAAEQRRSTATVQPDSEKNYSYCIYDSDIASGYGVGAFLFLLASQVLIMFASKCFCCGKPLSPGGSRACAVILFIVCWVFFFIAEICLFAGSIRNAYHTKYKNFFGENLDCPSLRKGVFAAGAAFTLFTAIVSEFYYVCYSKASDSFHPYSGDVGVGMGTYK
- the LOC118037410 gene encoding COP1-interacting protein 7, translated to MDSRTFLDHALFQLTPTRTRCDLVIYAGGVNERLASGLLEPFLQHLKTAKDQISKGGYSISLCPLSPNAFWFTKATLQRFVRFVSSPEVLERFVTIETEIEQIESSVQSNELLNGDAEGAAGNYQKSTVSSKSKGDLNGSSDGVQEENSKVRLQRALETRKAVLHKEQAMAYARALVTGFEPDFINDLICFAEAFGASRLREACINFVELCKKKNQDRLWMDEIAAMQASQLELPYLGTSGIVLSGEENYPGQIGGLSGGKQNSSMDASDSATSPGSLEQNADSGFPPSAQMQSTDGKAHMPMPWPNHHPQFMHNFQGPGFQQMPPYQGYLFPGMRVGSPYFPGNMQWPPNVDDSSLGRDWEPDDRENHKSSSRSKKKSSHRKERQASCQDQSTEPSDSSSETESDEHLQSDKKRSLVDKMHRKRHGKKSSRKVVIRNINYITSMKDGEKGSISDCTSDEGEFIDGESLKQQVQEAVGSLERRHKSTSRQHKKSQRSTIDGSNDAIDQEGKNIMAKNLDGEKGKDHWGAFQSLLMQEREPNSFGIEPDPSQIQRDDITAKSYEEGRSLEFNLGSEGIRKQRALSDDSFIATKREAGNEGESRIENFEAGANAHPMIKKRDSTYEELLFSQRAGESGNYPIIADYSTESPIPKSKKEGKWFLSSQLNRSVNMDDHRDRKAFSCDYDSSLTGEHFQTEKNKKDVLVDDSFMIQARPLVDDQSDSQLRTDISIAPDVVEATQYENGRTEISLDKSKVLDVHEPDDLYMVLGRDSAAEHALSSWTPEMDYETNAVQDKLPSNSMDTNGKKSGNPGKKVAGKEARSKVPNGSLGRSKSDIMSRTKKPTSASRTTLLKSKSEKEEENRKRMEEISIERQKRIAERSAGGSGPATSKRIPAGKVPTAISIKNEKPKTQSPIQDMKKPVIRSSTIDRLATARATPKLPSTESKAAQPKKATLKANVLSQKAAGAGNTSPNTFKSDINRKKDGTIATAEKPVDLIPTQASQSAGGNNDFKDIKELQSVSSAKNNAGSMISGDSLDDKGCNGDSLHIDSSAGDEGFSKVAPAVCEYIETPDDHGEYTSETTIHHVPESPNKALNPWAVNIRENGGFSEILESPEKSELEISTPPPDEINPEPIHSRKKWNSDENSPKAAKGFRKLLLFGRKGRATAAN